One window of Ziziphus jujuba cultivar Dongzao chromosome 5, ASM3175591v1 genomic DNA carries:
- the LOC125420134 gene encoding ATP synthase subunit beta, chloroplastic-like — protein sequence MEVIDTRSPLGIKVVNLLAPYHRGGKIGLFGGVGMGKIVLIMELINYIAKAHGSVSIFGEEGEHTREGNDLYIEMKESRAINEKNISESKVALVYSQMNEPPKARMRVGLTALTMAEYF from the exons ATGGAAGTGATTGACACAAGATCTCCTCTAG GAATTAAAGTAGTAAATCTTTTAGCCCCTTATCACCgtggaggaaaaataggactatTCGGGGGAGTGGGAATGGGCAAAATAGTACTCATTATGGAATTGATCAACTACATTGCCAAAGCTCATGGGAGCGTATCCATATTTGGTGAAGAAGGTGAACATACTCGTGAAGGCAATGATCTTTACATAGAAATGAAAGAATCTAGagcaattaatgaaaaaaatatttcagaatCAAAAGTAGCTCTAGTTTACAGTCAGATGAATGAACCACCGAAAGCACGTATGAGAGTTGGTTTAACTGCCCTAACTATGGCAGAATATTTCTGA